In Hippoglossus hippoglossus isolate fHipHip1 chromosome 24, fHipHip1.pri, whole genome shotgun sequence, a single genomic region encodes these proteins:
- the gtf2h5 gene encoding general transcription factor IIH subunit 5, which produces MVNVHKGVLVECDPAMKQFLLYLDEKMALGKKFILKDLDDTHVFILAEVVQILQERVGELMDQNSFPVTQK; this is translated from the exons ATGGTCAACGTACACAAAGGTGTCCTCGTTGAATG TGATCCTGCCATGAAACAGTTCCTCCTCTACCTGGATGAAAAGATGGCTTTGGGGAAGAAGTTCATCCTGAAAGACCTGGACGACACACACGTGTTTATCCTGGCAGAGGTGGTTCAGATCCTTCAGGAAAGAGTCGGAGAGCTCATGGACCAGAATTCATTCCCCGTCACGCAGAAATAA